A genomic stretch from Eubacterium sulci ATCC 35585 includes:
- a CDS encoding XRE family transcriptional regulator: MKFNYNGLWKNLIDHNMKKKDLINLTGISPATISKMVKGEAISLTVIGKICNVLDVDVGELVCVEKNIKVDK, translated from the coding sequence ATGAAGTTCAACTATAATGGATTGTGGAAAAACTTAATAGATCATAATATGAAAAAGAAGGATCTTATAAATTTAACAGGTATATCTCCGGCGACTATATCCAAGATGGTAAAAGGAGAAGCCATTTCATTAACAGTCATAGGAAAAATATGTAATGTTCTAGATGTTGATGTAGGGGAATTGGTCTGTGTTGAAAAAAATATTAAGGTGGATAAATAA
- a CDS encoding restriction endonuclease subunit M, with protein MAFTIDVDEGMWSKEVLDTLLIDRTTKRNIIWGTDDYEVLGEEYYSHYPILARLITGDNSNVIQPRIMKTKESQGTRTKEKAEVFTPSWICNAQNNLVDNSWFERDDVFNIEKEKTWIPNKGKIEFPDSKSKSWQKYIDDRRLEITCGEAPYLVSRYDTVTGNTLDLYERIGILDRKMRVVKENVDSDEEWHKWTERAFQSVYGFEFHGDSLLIARENLLASYCDYMEDMMSRAPYENELIKIARIISWNLWQMDGITYTIPYSNPVNPDEQISIFNNEEAKQAYCIIKDWRAKRIIAFKDLLRGE; from the coding sequence ATGGCATTTACAATAGACGTTGATGAAGGGATGTGGAGTAAGGAAGTTTTAGATACCTTGCTTATAGATAGAACTACCAAAAGAAATATTATATGGGGAACGGATGACTATGAAGTTTTAGGTGAAGAATATTATTCGCATTATCCTATTTTAGCTAGATTAATTACCGGTGATAATTCAAATGTGATTCAACCTAGAATCATGAAAACAAAGGAAAGTCAGGGGACTAGAACTAAAGAAAAAGCAGAGGTTTTCACTCCTAGCTGGATATGCAATGCTCAAAATAACTTAGTAGATAATTCATGGTTTGAAAGAGACGATGTTTTCAATATTGAAAAAGAAAAAACATGGATACCCAATAAAGGCAAGATAGAGTTTCCTGATAGTAAAAGTAAGTCATGGCAGAAATACATAGATGATAGGCGATTAGAAATCACATGCGGTGAGGCTCCTTACTTAGTCAGTCGGTATGATACTGTCACAGGAAATACTCTGGATTTATACGAACGAATAGGTATTTTAGATAGAAAAATGAGAGTTGTAAAAGAGAATGTTGATTCTGATGAAGAATGGCATAAGTGGACGGAAAGAGCATTTCAAAGCGTGTATGGATTTGAATTCCATGGAGATAGTTTGTTGATTGCCAGGGAAAACCTTTTAGCATCATATTGTGATTACATGGAGGATATGATGAGCAGAGCTCCATATGAAAATGAGCTAATAAAAATTGCAAGGATTATATCGTGGAATCTTTGGCAGATGGATGGTATAACATATACAATCCCATATAGCAATCCTGTTAATCCTGACGAGCAGATTTCAATATTTAATAATGAAGAGGCTAAACAGGCATATTGCATTATAAAGGACTGGAGAGCAAAGAGAATTATCGCCTTTAAGGATTTATTAAGAGGAGAATAA
- a CDS encoding restriction endonuclease Eco57I, whose protein sequence is MDDTKTKGTEVLDGIIVGRVEPHIYAFTTEEVPNYLKVGDTYRPVSKRLNEWRHAYPNLKKQYDSKAIIDEDTYFRDYSVHKYLENDLSRERLRREELNSGVVYSNEFFKDADINDIDNAIKDIESSYISNSGKYEYYSSNNRLPQTYHYERGDAWDLRPNQKAAVDSFINAVNNGRKNLLMYAVMRFGKSFTSLCCALEISANIVLVVSAKADVKDEWKKTVEGAGNFSEYVFLESYDLASSENIIKTNRDEHNKVVIFLTLQDLQGDEIKEKHAELFKEQIDLLIIDETHFGARAESFGKILEKAGYEKSDKSNINKLDDDNIDVNIAEEELKQINARIRLHLSGTPYRILMGSEFEKDDIISFVQFTDIVKEQEEWDKNNLYKDNINEWDNPYYGFPQMVRFAFNPNKSSREKMDSLKKSGVTFAFSKLFEPESIKKDAINNGHKKFKNKEEILDLLQVIDGSKEDENLLGFLDYDKIKEGKMCRHMVMVLPYCASCDAMEELLRDRKDIFKNLNEYEIINISGVDAGKIYKKPSDIKNKVKECEDLNKKTITLTVNRMLTGSTVEQWDTMLYFKDTSSPQEYDQSIFRLQNQYIRTLSSEKGFIKENLKPQTLLVDFDPDRLFRMQEQKSLIYNVNTEENGNSKLKERIVEELKISPVITMNHNKIKEVDATNILEAISEYNNQRSISDEVLDIPVDLSILNDEDIRKIMESQGEFNSKQGLSIDPYKGSGDDLDLNEREDGELNDGSHNVKDKTEDYIKKINDNEIKKLESKIKTYYQRLLFFSFLTKDKVASLDDIIKVIDSDENQRLSINLNLDKKAIVNISEKMDPFKRSGLDYKIQNISMLASDESIEPLTRAMTSIKKFNRMSESEVITPSNICDEMVGLLPEEGLKEIVSNQDKLLDIASKSGEYAVSLYKRLTFELGYSHEDIRDIIYSIPTSSIAYEFTRRFYEILDLNVENIAMEFNAYDLINIKDDKDEVDYKKISGILKQKKPFSKITLEDEVKVGEETVRFGAVIGNPPYQVSDNDSGKGSAMPLYNKFAMLSIKLNPMFVTMIVPSVWFTGGKGLDDFREYMLNVKGIKLITNYITSQDVFPQVNLRGGVNYFLFDRNYDNDISGIRIKNIEYGKVTSDQIRSKKIENVDIFITDNIAYNIIKKMLKNGDISISDNNQDMLITFISARNPFGFSTKFAKENLKRDKNLLVNPVKMYASKGNFGYVENDSIKKNRDMIFKWKVITPFANNIGTNLPDDNLNTMISEPKSIVSETYLVIGGNLNLDIESCKRIEKYLKTKFVRYLIRISKANQNGTRGTYKFVPMQNFKYDSELDWSKTVAEIDEQLFNKYKLSAEEKEHIKKTIKDM, encoded by the coding sequence ATGGACGATACTAAAACAAAAGGTACAGAGGTATTGGACGGAATTATTGTAGGTAGAGTTGAACCACACATCTATGCATTCACAACAGAAGAAGTTCCAAATTATTTAAAGGTTGGTGATACATATAGACCAGTATCTAAAAGACTAAATGAATGGAGACATGCTTATCCCAATCTAAAAAAACAATATGATAGTAAAGCTATAATTGATGAAGATACATATTTCAGAGATTATTCAGTTCATAAATACTTAGAGAACGATCTGTCAAGAGAAAGACTGCGTCGTGAAGAGCTGAACAGCGGAGTCGTTTACAGCAATGAATTCTTTAAAGATGCTGATATTAATGATATAGATAATGCTATAAAAGACATAGAAAGTAGCTATATATCAAATTCTGGTAAGTACGAATACTATAGTTCTAATAATAGGCTACCACAAACATATCACTATGAACGTGGAGATGCATGGGATTTACGACCAAATCAGAAAGCTGCAGTAGATAGTTTTATAAATGCTGTAAATAACGGACGAAAAAATCTTTTGATGTATGCTGTTATGCGTTTTGGAAAATCTTTCACTTCGCTCTGCTGCGCATTAGAAATTTCAGCTAATATCGTTTTAGTTGTATCGGCGAAAGCTGATGTAAAAGATGAGTGGAAGAAAACTGTTGAAGGAGCAGGAAACTTTTCAGAGTATGTGTTTTTAGAATCCTATGATTTAGCTTCAAGCGAAAACATCATTAAGACAAATAGAGATGAACATAATAAGGTTGTAATATTCTTGACATTGCAAGACTTACAGGGTGATGAAATCAAAGAGAAGCATGCAGAACTTTTTAAAGAACAAATTGATTTGCTAATAATTGATGAAACTCATTTCGGAGCAAGAGCTGAATCTTTTGGAAAAATTTTAGAAAAAGCAGGATATGAAAAATCTGATAAATCCAATATTAATAAACTTGATGATGATAATATTGACGTAAATATAGCAGAAGAGGAACTAAAACAAATAAATGCAAGGATTAGACTACATCTATCTGGCACACCATACCGTATCTTAATGGGGAGTGAGTTTGAAAAAGATGATATTATCTCGTTTGTACAATTCACAGATATAGTGAAGGAACAGGAAGAATGGGATAAAAATAATCTTTATAAGGATAATATAAACGAATGGGATAATCCATATTATGGATTTCCCCAAATGGTTAGATTTGCATTTAATCCAAACAAATCTTCACGTGAAAAAATGGACTCCCTTAAAAAAAGTGGAGTTACATTTGCATTCTCCAAATTATTTGAGCCTGAGTCTATAAAGAAAGATGCCATAAATAATGGACATAAAAAGTTTAAAAATAAGGAAGAAATATTAGATTTACTTCAGGTTATAGATGGTTCAAAAGAAGATGAAAATTTACTTGGTTTCTTGGATTATGACAAAATCAAAGAAGGGAAAATGTGCCGACACATGGTAATGGTGCTTCCATATTGTGCTTCCTGTGATGCGATGGAAGAACTTTTAAGGGATCGAAAAGATATTTTTAAAAATCTCAATGAGTATGAAATTATAAACATATCTGGCGTTGATGCAGGAAAGATATATAAAAAACCAAGTGATATTAAGAATAAAGTGAAGGAGTGTGAAGACTTAAACAAGAAGACTATAACATTAACGGTTAACAGAATGCTTACTGGATCTACTGTTGAGCAGTGGGATACTATGCTATATTTTAAAGATACATCATCTCCACAAGAATATGACCAATCGATTTTTAGATTGCAAAATCAATATATAAGGACATTATCAAGTGAAAAAGGATTTATTAAAGAAAATTTAAAGCCTCAAACACTACTTGTTGATTTTGATCCTGACAGGTTGTTTAGAATGCAGGAACAAAAATCGTTAATTTATAATGTCAACACAGAAGAAAATGGAAATAGTAAACTAAAGGAAAGAATTGTTGAAGAGCTTAAAATATCTCCTGTTATTACGATGAATCATAATAAGATTAAAGAGGTAGATGCTACTAATATATTAGAGGCAATCAGCGAGTACAACAATCAAAGGAGTATATCTGACGAAGTATTGGATATTCCGGTAGATTTATCAATATTAAATGATGAAGATATCAGAAAAATAATGGAAAGCCAGGGTGAGTTTAATTCAAAACAAGGATTATCAATTGATCCTTATAAGGGTAGTGGAGATGATTTGGATTTAAATGAGCGAGAAGATGGTGAACTTAATGACGGTAGCCATAATGTAAAAGACAAAACAGAAGACTATATTAAAAAAATAAATGATAATGAAATAAAGAAACTTGAGAGCAAGATAAAAACATACTATCAGAGGTTACTGTTCTTTTCATTTTTAACCAAAGATAAAGTTGCATCATTAGACGATATCATAAAAGTTATAGATAGTGATGAGAACCAAAGACTTTCGATAAATTTAAATTTAGATAAGAAGGCTATTGTTAATATCAGTGAAAAGATGGATCCTTTTAAAAGAAGTGGATTAGATTACAAAATACAGAATATATCGATGCTTGCATCAGATGAAAGCATTGAACCGCTGACAAGAGCAATGACATCAATAAAAAAATTTAATCGAATGTCAGAGTCAGAGGTTATCACACCATCGAATATCTGCGATGAAATGGTTGGATTATTACCTGAAGAGGGATTAAAGGAGATTGTGTCTAATCAAGATAAATTGCTCGACATTGCAAGTAAATCTGGAGAGTACGCAGTTTCTTTATATAAGAGACTGACATTTGAACTTGGTTATTCACACGAAGATATAAGGGATATTATCTATTCTATTCCAACGTCTTCTATCGCATATGAATTTACGAGAAGGTTCTATGAAATATTAGATTTGAATGTCGAAAATATTGCGATGGAATTCAATGCTTATGACTTGATTAATATAAAAGATGATAAAGACGAAGTAGATTATAAGAAAATAAGTGGGATTTTAAAACAGAAAAAGCCATTTAGTAAAATAACGTTAGAAGATGAAGTTAAGGTAGGTGAGGAAACAGTGAGATTTGGGGCAGTAATTGGCAATCCGCCGTATCAAGTCAGTGATAACGATAGTGGAAAAGGGAGTGCCATGCCTTTATATAATAAATTTGCTATGCTTTCAATAAAACTCAATCCAATGTTTGTAACTATGATAGTTCCAAGCGTTTGGTTTACTGGTGGAAAAGGACTGGATGATTTTAGAGAATATATGTTAAATGTAAAAGGCATAAAACTAATAACGAATTATATAACATCACAAGATGTGTTTCCACAGGTTAATTTAAGAGGTGGCGTAAACTATTTTCTTTTTGATAGGAATTATGACAACGATATCTCTGGAATAAGAATAAAAAATATTGAATATGGAAAAGTGACAAGTGATCAAATTAGAAGCAAGAAAATTGAAAATGTGGATATTTTCATCACTGACAATATTGCATACAATATAATTAAAAAAATGTTGAAAAATGGAGATATTTCAATATCCGATAATAATCAAGATATGTTAATAACATTTATTTCTGCAAGAAACCCTTTTGGATTCAGTACAAAATTTGCAAAAGAGAATTTAAAAAGAGATAAGAATCTACTTGTGAATCCTGTTAAAATGTATGCAAGCAAGGGAAATTTTGGCTATGTTGAGAACGATTCGATTAAAAAAAATAGGGATATGATTTTTAAATGGAAAGTTATTACACCTTTTGCAAATAATATAGGTACAAATTTACCAGACGATAATTTAAATACAATGATTAGTGAACCTAAATCTATTGTTTCGGAAACATATCTAGTTATTGGTGGAAATCTAAATTTAGATATTGAGTCATGCAAAAGAATCGAGAAATATTTAAAAACCAAATTTGTTAGATACTTAATCAGAATATCTAAAGCTAATCAGAATGGGACAAGAGGAACCTATAAATTTGTTCCGATGCAGAATTTTAAATATGATTCAGAATTAGACTGGAGCAAGACCGTTGCAGAAATTGATGAGCAACTTTTCAATAAATATAAGCTATCAGCAGAAGAGAAAGAGCATATTAAGAAAACTATAAAGGATATGTAG
- a CDS encoding conjugal transfer protein TraX, with product MPQTKPTAPSQNPLKPYQILSGAKLKYIAFISMLIDHTNNALITPMLNGKGALLYISNAFSIIGRIAFPIFMFFLIEGFFKTRSRKKYLASLLIFGLISEVPFDMFVSRTFFEPNWNNMMFTLSLCLGVIWLIDSLRAKLKSTLLWFITSLPILGISCFIATWLSLDYDYHAILVAYIFYIFRQKPIIGAGLGYISIIKELWSILGFGLTLTYNGERGMQYKWLNYAFYPVHLLILGILRFYLNI from the coding sequence GTGCCCCAAACCAAACCCACCGCGCCAAGCCAAAACCCACTAAAACCCTACCAAATCCTAAGCGGAGCTAAGCTAAAATACATCGCATTTATCTCAATGCTCATAGACCACACAAATAACGCACTAATCACGCCCATGCTAAACGGCAAAGGCGCGCTGCTATACATATCGAACGCGTTTTCCATAATCGGAAGAATAGCCTTCCCAATCTTCATGTTTTTCCTTATCGAAGGCTTCTTCAAAACACGAAGTCGCAAGAAATACCTCGCAAGCCTTTTGATCTTCGGACTTATCTCCGAAGTACCATTTGATATGTTCGTCTCGAGGACATTCTTTGAGCCAAACTGGAACAACATGATGTTCACGCTATCCTTGTGCCTAGGCGTAATCTGGCTAATCGATAGCCTAAGAGCGAAACTAAAAAGCACGCTACTTTGGTTCATAACAAGCCTGCCAATTCTAGGAATTTCATGCTTCATAGCAACCTGGCTAAGCCTAGACTATGACTACCACGCAATACTCGTCGCATACATATTCTATATCTTCCGCCAAAAGCCAATCATCGGGGCAGGACTCGGGTATATCTCAATCATCAAAGAACTCTGGTCCATACTCGGCTTCGGACTGACACTCACATACAACGGAGAGAGGGGAATGCAGTACAAATGGCTAAACTACGCCTTTTACCCAGTCCACCTACTTATACTAGGAATCCTAAGATTCTACCTGAACATCTAA
- a CDS encoding diaminopimelate epimerase: MKFWKMNGTGNDFLIIDNSLLKITQKDLPFLAKTLCERHHSIGADGLMIAENASEGSGADLKMHFFNNDGSTSEMCGNGARCICRYAYENGLAGEEQRIETEAGIVIGRRINKSEYEIRLNTPCNIRLDEQIECEGEILNCSYIELGNPGIPHLVVEIQNLKSFDEGKLYRIGAYLRSHKNYPKGANVNFYEKLEDGHYYERTFERGVEGFTLACGTGTGSLVSILSLKGDSDGKDIKVDMQGGRLIVNAEKKDGKIENLYLRGGTNVVCKGEVTDENIKGLVSTCEI, from the coding sequence ATGAAATTTTGGAAAATGAACGGAACAGGCAATGATTTTCTAATCATAGATAACAGCCTGCTAAAAATCACGCAAAAGGATCTTCCATTCCTTGCTAAAACTCTCTGCGAAAGGCACCACAGCATTGGAGCAGACGGCCTTATGATAGCCGAAAATGCAAGCGAGGGCTCAGGTGCAGACCTAAAAATGCACTTTTTCAATAACGACGGTTCAACCAGCGAAATGTGTGGCAACGGAGCAAGGTGTATCTGTCGCTATGCCTACGAAAACGGCTTAGCTGGTGAAGAGCAAAGGATAGAAACTGAAGCCGGAATAGTCATAGGAAGACGCATAAACAAAAGCGAATACGAAATCAGGCTAAACACACCCTGCAATATCAGGCTAGACGAGCAGATAGAATGCGAAGGCGAAATCCTAAACTGCTCCTACATAGAGCTTGGAAACCCAGGAATCCCGCACCTAGTTGTAGAAATCCAAAACCTAAAAAGCTTTGATGAAGGCAAGCTATATCGCATAGGAGCATATCTAAGAAGTCACAAAAACTACCCAAAGGGAGCAAATGTAAACTTCTACGAAAAACTAGAAGATGGCCACTACTACGAGAGAACCTTCGAAAGAGGAGTAGAAGGCTTCACCCTAGCCTGTGGCACCGGAACTGGCTCGCTTGTAAGCATCCTAAGTCTAAAAGGCGATAGCGATGGAAAAGACATCAAAGTAGACATGCAGGGCGGAAGACTAATCGTAAATGCAGAGAAAAAGGATGGTAAAATAGAAAACCTCTACCTAAGAGGAGGGACAAATGTAGTCTGCAAAGGTGAGGTAACAGATGAAAACATCAAAGGCCTAGTAAGCACATGTGAAATATAG
- a CDS encoding diaminopimelate decarboxylase codes for MICENISVSKDGKHLLFAGQDTVELAKKYGTPVYLLDEDRIREKCRIYKAAFQKHFGEKAVPLYASKANCFKRMYEIMREEEMGIDVVSSGEIYTALQAGFDLSKAYFHSNNKTDKDISYAMEHGIGYFVADNVEEVIAVEKEAERRGLKQKILLRLTPGIDPHTYEAISTGKVDSKFGSPIETGQAEEITAFTLKQPNIELMGFHCHVGSQVFEEDVFERAAVVMLKFVAEMKEKYSFITPELDLGGGYGVRYVDTDPYLDIETKVGQVAEAVKKACKDFGIEMPEIHMEPGRSIVADAGMVLYTVGTVKKIPGYKNYVSIDGGMTDSPRYALYKADYTCLLANKMDEANDFKASVVGRLCESGDIIQEDVMLPASVGRYDTLALCTAGAYHYSMASHYNRLPKPPVIMLKGGNESYIAVKGETFEDVIRNDV; via the coding sequence ATGATCTGCGAAAACATTTCGGTTTCAAAGGATGGCAAACACCTACTGTTTGCAGGACAGGACACAGTTGAACTAGCAAAGAAATACGGCACACCGGTCTATCTCCTAGACGAGGATAGAATAAGGGAAAAGTGTAGAATATATAAGGCTGCCTTCCAAAAGCACTTCGGCGAAAAGGCAGTACCACTCTACGCATCAAAGGCAAACTGCTTCAAGCGCATGTACGAGATTATGAGAGAAGAGGAGATGGGCATCGACGTGGTTTCCTCAGGCGAAATCTACACAGCGCTCCAAGCAGGTTTTGATCTATCAAAAGCCTACTTCCACTCAAACAACAAAACAGACAAAGACATCAGCTATGCCATGGAACACGGCATCGGCTACTTCGTCGCAGATAATGTAGAGGAAGTAATCGCAGTCGAAAAGGAAGCAGAGCGCAGAGGCCTAAAGCAAAAGATACTCCTAAGGCTAACACCAGGAATCGATCCACACACCTATGAGGCAATCTCCACAGGTAAGGTTGACTCCAAGTTCGGAAGCCCAATAGAAACAGGCCAGGCAGAAGAAATCACTGCATTCACCCTCAAGCAGCCAAACATAGAGCTGATGGGTTTCCACTGCCACGTGGGCTCACAGGTATTTGAAGAGGATGTATTTGAGCGTGCAGCAGTCGTAATGCTAAAGTTCGTAGCGGAGATGAAGGAAAAGTACAGTTTCATCACACCAGAGCTCGACCTCGGCGGAGGTTACGGCGTAAGATACGTAGACACAGACCCATACCTTGACATAGAAACAAAGGTAGGCCAAGTAGCAGAAGCAGTCAAAAAGGCTTGCAAAGACTTTGGAATTGAAATGCCAGAAATCCACATGGAGCCGGGCAGATCCATAGTCGCAGACGCAGGCATGGTGCTATACACAGTAGGTACAGTAAAGAAAATCCCTGGTTACAAGAACTACGTTTCCATAGACGGCGGAATGACCGACTCCCCAAGATACGCGCTCTACAAAGCTGACTACACCTGCCTTCTCGCAAACAAGATGGACGAAGCAAATGACTTCAAAGCCTCAGTAGTAGGCCGTCTCTGCGAGTCAGGTGACATCATACAGGAGGACGTAATGCTTCCAGCATCGGTAGGTCGCTACGACACACTAGCCCTATGCACAGCAGGAGCTTATCACTACTCCATGGCATCGCACTATAACAGACTGCCAAAGCCACCAGTAATCATGCTCAAAGGCGGAAACGAAAGCTACATAGCAGTCAAAGGCGAAACCTTCGAAGACGTTATAAGAAATGACGTGTAA